One Paracoccaceae bacterium genomic region harbors:
- a CDS encoding dihydrodipicolinate synthase family protein produces the protein MRYDRKTAKDHARAHMRGIWAAALMPFRDDLSIDEDGFRANVDHWIGDLGIDGFFVAGKQGEFYAMSLDERKRCFDLAVDACAGRAQTIMSCSDQNMDTVIELARHAQGCGADYVVVHAPVLHFTKAQDDTLIRYYETIAAKVDIGIALWSHPDSGYLMSPRLCNRLADIETVVAIKYSVPRAMYAELTRLAGDRIIVSTASEEEWLDNVLELGWRLYLCSSPPYLIQTARDRRMRDYTDAAFAGRADAARAIRDSLDPVRAALRETRPAEKPHAHQKYWQDLLGQTGGRTRPPMLELTDRERARTREAFDMCGLLV, from the coding sequence GTGAGATACGACCGCAAGACCGCGAAGGACCACGCCCGCGCCCATATGCGGGGCATCTGGGCCGCCGCGCTGATGCCGTTCCGCGACGACCTGTCGATCGACGAGGACGGGTTCCGCGCCAATGTGGATCACTGGATCGGCGATCTGGGGATCGACGGGTTCTTTGTCGCGGGGAAGCAGGGCGAGTTCTACGCGATGAGCCTGGACGAGCGGAAACGCTGCTTCGATCTGGCCGTGGATGCCTGCGCGGGGCGGGCGCAGACCATCATGTCGTGCAGCGATCAGAACATGGACACGGTGATCGAGCTTGCACGCCACGCGCAGGGCTGCGGGGCGGACTATGTCGTGGTGCATGCCCCCGTGCTGCATTTCACCAAGGCGCAGGACGACACGCTGATCCGCTATTACGAGACGATCGCGGCAAAGGTCGACATCGGCATCGCGCTGTGGAGCCATCCCGATTCGGGCTACCTGATGAGCCCGCGACTGTGCAACCGCCTGGCGGACATCGAGACGGTGGTGGCGATCAAGTATTCGGTGCCGCGCGCGATGTATGCCGAACTGACGCGGCTGGCCGGTGACCGCATCATCGTTTCCACCGCATCCGAGGAGGAGTGGCTGGACAACGTGCTGGAACTGGGGTGGCGGCTCTACCTGTGCTCGTCGCCGCCCTATCTGATCCAGACCGCCCGCGACCGCCGGATGCGCGACTATACCGACGCGGCCTTTGCCGGGCGCGCCGACGCGGCGCGGGCGATCCGCGACAGTCTGGACCCGGTGCGCGCCGCGCTGCGCGAGACGCGGCCTGCGGAAAAGCCCCACGCGCACCAGAAGTACTGGCAGGATCTGCTGGGCCAGACCGGCGGGCGGACCCGGCCGCCGATGCTGGAACTGACCGACCGCGAGCGCGCCCGCACGCGCGAAGCCTTTGACATGTGCGGTCTTCTTGTCTGA